One genomic window of Actinoplanes lobatus includes the following:
- a CDS encoding adenylate kinase, protein MRLVLVGPPGAGKGTQAEFIAAHLAVPKISTGDIFRANVSQGTPLGVEAKRYMDAGQLVPDEVTINMVRDRLAEPDASDGFLLDGFPRTVPQASALDKLLADLGTALDIVMELVVDDDEVIRRLSGRRTCRGCGKIWHVEFDPTSKPDICDRCGSELFQRDDDKAETIANRLVEYADKTAPLVDFFGAQGKLVGIDATGPVEDVTVRAIDALRSYGG, encoded by the coding sequence GTGCGGCTGGTACTGGTGGGCCCTCCGGGGGCCGGCAAGGGGACCCAGGCTGAGTTCATCGCCGCCCATCTCGCCGTACCGAAGATCTCGACCGGGGACATCTTCCGGGCGAACGTGTCGCAGGGGACGCCGCTGGGCGTCGAGGCCAAGCGCTACATGGACGCCGGGCAGCTGGTCCCGGACGAGGTCACCATCAACATGGTGCGCGACCGGCTCGCCGAGCCGGACGCGAGCGACGGCTTCCTGCTGGACGGCTTCCCGCGTACCGTGCCGCAGGCCTCGGCGCTGGACAAGCTGCTGGCCGACCTGGGCACCGCGCTGGACATCGTGATGGAGCTCGTGGTCGACGACGACGAGGTCATCCGGCGGCTCTCCGGCCGGCGTACCTGCCGGGGCTGCGGCAAGATCTGGCACGTCGAGTTCGACCCGACCAGCAAGCCGGACATCTGCGACCGCTGCGGCAGTGAGCTGTTCCAGCGCGACGACGACAAGGCCGAGACGATCGCCAACCGTCTCGTGGAGTACGCCGACAAGACCGCGCCCCTGGTCGACTTCTTCGGCGCCCAGGGCAAGCTGGTGGGCATCGACGCCACCGGCCCCGTGGAGGACGTCACCGTGCGCGCGATCGACGCTCTCCGGTCGTACGGCGGCTGA